A genomic region of Aspergillus oryzae RIB40 DNA, chromosome 1 contains the following coding sequences:
- a CDS encoding uncharacterized protein (predicted protein), producing MEQAAGCGARIFVSFAGPTYGSKETPVTEAIKLIFPMLVANNYKRAMVLGTSSYPSPLDKGAIKWKLSVALIKIIAGSAYEEFRGLGEFVASQDPTQLPWTLFRVPFLTNGAEAPVTATYTGHGDDGFFLSRKSMASWVLKEMDTNSVQVGKTPVISN from the exons ATGGAGCAAGCTGCAGGGTGTGGGGCACGCATTTTCGTGTCATTTGCAGGCCCTACATATGGGTCAAAGGAGACG CCTGTCACTGAGGCAATCAAACTGATCTTTCCTATGTTGGTGGCGAACAATTACAAGCGGGCTATGGTACTTGGCACCTCTTCCTATCCGTCCCCTCTGGATAAAGGCGCCATTAAGTGGAAATTATCCGTCGCATTGATCAAAATTATCGCAGGGAGTGCATACGAAGAATTCCGCGGGTTGGGTGAATTTGTCGCATCTCAGGACCCTACCCAGCTCCCATGGACGTTATTCAGGGTACCTTTCCTCACTAACGGGGCTGAAGCACCGGTAACAGCCACATATACGGGACACGGCGacgatggcttcttcctttcaCGTAAAAGCATGGCGAGTTGGGTTTTGAAAGAGATGGATACAAACTCTGTTCAAGTCGGTAAAACTCCGGTCATCTCAAATTAA
- a CDS encoding uncharacterized protein (predicted protein) translates to MSVSDAKKESWLSLFQLEVARAIAAQLVIAVQYIHSQGFVHGDLHRGNLLFLPSREFTELSTEAIYKEYGEPEFEPVNRLDGQKLPPAGVPEYGVVPIWPGEASENITLPESRILLSDFGEAFSPAQEDKFESHTPLLIRPPEARFEPTKPLTFSSDIWSLACTIRDIIAQKTLFEGIMTDEDDMTCQQIGLLGPLPTEWQEKHGESIHQSKYLNRSLEDRFKNTVQQARIEARMPSFKSDEQYALLSMLHSMLCFQPEHRPSAQQVLESEWMVKWALPECEKIRNSQ, encoded by the coding sequence ATGAGTGTCTCCGATGCAAAGAAGGAATCATGGCTTAGCCTGTTTCAACTTGAGGTAGCACGGGCAATAGCCGCACAGCTTGTGATTGCAGTTCAGTATATCCACTCACAGGGGTTTGTCCATGGTGACTTACACCGAGGAAATCTGCTTTTTCTACCATCTCGCGAATTTACTGAACTATCTACTGAAGCAATATATAAGGAATATGGTGAGCCAGAATTCGAGCCAGTCAATCGCTTAGATGGCCAAAAGCTGCCGCCAGCAGGGGTACCCGAATATGGTGTAGTACCTATCTGGCCTGGAGAAGCAAGCGAAAATATAACTCTTCCAGAATCAAGAATCCTACTGTCAGACTTTGGTGAAGCATTTTCTCCAGCGCAAGAAGACAAGTTCGAGTCTCATACACCTCTTCTGATCCGTCCCCCAGAAGCTCGATTCGAACCTACAAAGCCTCTTACTTTCTCATCCGATATCTGGTCACTTGCATGCACTATTCGGGATATTATTGCCCAGAAAACATTATTCGAAGGGATCATGAcagacgaggatgatatgaCTTGTCAGCAGATTGGGCTACTTGGCCCGTTACCGACCGAATGGCAGGAAAAGCATGGAGAATCAATTCACCAGTCCAAATACCTAAATCGATCATTAGAAGACCGCTTCAAAAATACCGTGCAGCAAGCGCGTATCGAGGCAAGGATGCCGAGTTTTAAGTCAGATGAACAATATGCTCTTTTGTCGATGTTACACTCGATGCTTTGCTTTCAACCGGAACATCGTCCATCTGCTCAGCAGGTTCTTGAGTCTGAATGGATGGTGAAATGGGCTCTGCCGGAGTGTGAAAAGATCCGCAACAGTCAATAA
- a CDS encoding uncharacterized protein (predicted protein), with product MPAPAGTHPNPQAGVRNAPRRNDRRRQDKKAKPDHVEHATGGQPNARLRRLLRIRQRGREKRRQKKREEAQQALEPVPPPEWLSLDSITPLSFSDVPLPGPFIPTFPLAGSLSETHAVDREMPLETSEATDHIKYPKDETAVQGPKIEGDEVDEGLNTLDGDESDVSDYWDSYEKYHPVIPSPSDGELDNGVI from the coding sequence ATGCCTGCACCCGCCGGCACGCATCCAAATCCGCAGGCCGGGGTAAGGAATGCCCCTCGGAGAAATGATCGACGTCGCCAAGACAAAAAAGCGAAGCCAGATCACGTTGAACATGCCACAGGTGGTCAGCCTAATGCTCGGTTGCGGCGGCTGTTGAGAATAAGGCAACGGGGCAGGGAGAAGCGCAGgcaaaagaagagagaggaggcaCAACAGGCATTGGAACCAGTACCACCACCTGAGTGGCTGTCTCTAGACTCCATAACACCGTTAAGCTTCTCAGATGTGCCGTTGCCAGGACCCTTCATCCCTACCTTTCCGCTGGCTGGCTCACTGTCGGAAACACATGCTGTGGATCGAGAAATGCCTCTGGAAACATCCGAGGCCACAGATCATATCAAGTATCCTAAAGATGAGACAGCGGTTCAGGGCCCAAAGATTGAGGGGGACGAAGTTGATGAAGGTCTCAATACACTTGACGGTGACGAGTCCGACGTGAGCGACTATTGGGATTCCTATGAGAAATACCATCCCGTTATTCCCTCTCCTTCGGATGGAGAGCTCGATAACGGCGTTATTTAA
- a CDS encoding uncharacterized protein (predicted protein) produces MNGHVILDSCFGFYFETFSSPTYASPHGVNLTENETKHDCSNDYLILVLSREGVFAPEDPPPGAPQYFTFFGVRFDKDKERVKRESRLMKSQLVEKKPSPSPDSSFESANPWQTGILPVVSAETAFNVKLQAMRPIEMHSGFHSS; encoded by the exons ATGAATGGCCATGTAATTCTCGACTCCTGCTTCGGATTCTACTTTGAGACTTTTTCTTCACCAACATACGCAAGTCCACACGGTGTCAACCTCACCGAAAATGAAACAAAGCATGATTGTAGTAACGATTACTTGATACTCGTACTCAGTCGTGAAGGTGTCTTCGCCCCAGAGGATCCCCCTCCTGGGGCCCCGCAATATTTCACATTCTTCGGTGTCCGCTTcgacaaggacaaggaacGTGTGAAACGAGAGTCCCGGTTGATGAAAAGCCagttggtggagaagaagccgtCCCCATCTCCTGATAGTTCGTTCGAGAGCGCTAACCCCTG GCAAACAGGTATTCTTCCGGTGGTTAGCGCAGAAACAGCGTTCAATGTCAAGCTGCAAGCAATGCGACCCATTGAAATGC ATTCTGGTTTTCACTCATCCTAA
- a CDS encoding uncharacterized protein (predicted protein) gives MKFTGLAIVSLIGCAAALPPFGASSTPSSSVSVSVTPSASPSSSSIAFAGLSKRSETPSSSAAPSSSSVAAPWVYHKRQFATPSSSGIASSSATPSSSSVAAPWVFHRRQYATPSSSATPSSSATPSSSATPSSSVAAPWVFHRREYATPSSSATPSSSATPSSSASVTPTSFAAQKRKFSGSSSSSSASPSSSSATPSSSATPSPSP, from the coding sequence ATGAAGTTCACTGGTCTCGCCATTGTCAGCCTCATTGGCTGCGCTGCTGCCTTGCCTCCATTTGGTGCTTCTTCTACACCGTCCAGCTCggtttctgtttctgtcACCCCGAGCGCTTCTCCCAGCTCGTCCAGCATCGCCTTCGCTGGTCTTAGCAAGCGCTCTGAAACCCCTTCTAGCTCTGCAGCTCCTTCCAGCTCCTCGGTCGCAGCCCCATGGGTATACCACAAGCGTCAATTTGCCACTCCCTCCAGCTCCGGTATTGCGTCCAGCTCTGCAACCCCATCCAGTTCCTCTGTTGCAGCCCCATGGGTCTTTCATAGACGCCAGTACGCGACTCCCTCCAGCTCTGCAACTCCTTCCAGCTCTGCGACCCCATCCAGCTCTGCGACCCCATCCAGCTCTGTCGCAGCCCCATGGGTCTTCCACAGACGCGAGTACGCGACTCCTTCCAGCTCAGCCACCCCCTCCAGCTCCGCTACTCCTTCGAGCTCTGCGTCCGTGACTCCCACCAGCTTCGCAGCTCAGAAGCGCAAGTTCTCTGGTTCCAGCAGCTCTTCGTCCGCctcgccctcttcttcttccgctactccttcctcctccgctactccttctccctctccttaA
- a CDS encoding uncharacterized protein (predicted protein), giving the protein MVGEIAKLRCQLVKAQQLREEAQLRQKKLELHQKDTERQAELNSLSGLLNGCHKLSQAIRVTTNVTLIPEDTTNPVNRLFPRRIRHWNEFPEVQEKIWDRLNRDRTFTRKRRFRNNYFLDEIHKHTRRHTIFSEASLHDFQRDTMERFVNDILDALLQDHTLRREFRLEGRRRNRSADQFCVHVASDERRIPAYAVEFKAPHKLRIPDLISGLHEMEPERDVIDKKGDTFEFHASHLVAAAITQLFSYMVDSGVRNGYICTGEAYVFLHIADDPTVVYYYLCVPNRDVNPEDKYHLHRTAVAQVLAFTLNALAAEQPSQDWFDAARKNLSTWKVEYLHILKNIPETIRKDPPYFEYKPSDWKPVERSPYHTRSRGRCQPNQKTCQGSLKRNIAYEDDFPPPYPAPATRAQNNLAGSSNPNRGSNTRKYCTMVCLRGLLTRGHLDFQCPNVHQHGPVRHQINSRDFTRRLHAQLRQDRHKGFEQLHIRGRTGFLLKATLLSHGYTVIIKVTTEARQHNLRKEIDAYGSLLQLQGHSIPVHIGSFQPRMPYWYHGERMSYMMILSWSGIRMETLLMQNDANASLFSQERIKLRKILRSHGIVHGDLEYRNILWNDSLGHAIVIDFEDVTWVKNRQPLGPTSGNVARGNASDKRGNLHGHNTLPSAPRPQPNTIENYSMNRSLNMRGGNRKPLNISLT; this is encoded by the coding sequence ATGGTCGGGGAAATTGCAAAATTACGATGTCAGCTTGTGAAAGCGCAGCAGCTTCGAGAGGAAGCACAGCTACGCCAGAAGAAACTAGAGTTACACCAGAAAGATACAGAGCGTCAAGCTGAGCTGAATTCATTATCTGGATTGCTAAATGGCTGCCACAAGCTCTCCCAGGCAATCCGTGTCACAACAAATGTGACGTTGATACCGGAAGATACCACCAATCCAGTTAATAGGTTGTTCCCCAGGCGTATCCGGCACTGGAATGAGTTTCCTGAAGTACAAGAGAAGATATGGGATAGGTTAAATCGTGATCGTACGTTCACTCGCAAGCGCCGCTTTCGGAACAATTACTTCCTTGACGAGATCCACAAGCACACGCGGAGGCATACGATCTTTTCCGAGGCATCCTTACATGACTTTCAAAGGGATACTATGGAAAGGTTTGtgaatgatatccttgatgcTCTGCTACAGGACCATACTCTTCGCCGAGAGTTTCGACTTGAAGGAAGACGACGGAATCGGAGTGCGGATCAGTTTTGCGTGCATGTTGCCTCTGATGAGCGACGAATCCCTGCTTATGCAGTGGAGTTCAAGGCACCACATAAGCTAAGAATTCCAGACTTAATCTCGGGGCTACATGAAATGGAACCTGAGCGGGATGTTATTGATAAAAAGGGTGATACGTTCGAATTTCATGCTAGCCACTTGGTCGCTGCAGCAATCACACAGCTTTTCTCCTACATGGTGGACAGTGGGGTTCGAAACGGATACATTTGCACTGGAGAGGCCTACGTTTTCCTCCACATTGCTGACGACCCGACGGTAGTCTATTATTACCTGTGCGTCCCTAATAGAGATGTCAATCCCGAGGACAAgtatcatctccatcgaaCCGCTGTGGCCCAGGTGCTTGCTTTTACACTCAACGCGTTGGCCGCCGAACAGCCATCTCAAGATTGGTTTGATGCCGCCCGGAAGAACCTCTCCACTTGGAAGGTGGAATATCTTCACATTCTGAAGAATATTCCAGAGACAATCCGAAAAGATCCTCCCTATTTTGAATACAAACCTTCAGACTGGAAACCCGTTGAGCGATCTCCATATCACACACGGTCGCGAGGCCGTTGTCAGCCTAACCAGAAAACGTGTCAAGGAAGCTTAAAAAGGAATATCGCatatgaagatgattttcCGCCACCATACCCTGCCCCAGCGACACGCGCGCAAAATAATCTCGCTGGCTCAAGTAATCCCAATAGAGGATCGAATACGAGGAAGTACTGCACCATGGTGTGTCTTCGAGGCTTGCTTACAAGGGGTCACTTGGACTTTCAATGCCCAAATGTTCATCAACACGGCCCTGTGAGACACCAAATCAATTCGAGAGACTTTACGCGTAGGTTACATGCTCAGCTGCGGCAAGACCGACACAAAGGCTTTGAGCAACTACATATTCGCGGTCGAACGGGTTTTCTGCTCAAGGCTACCTTGCTTTCCCATGGATACACGGTGATTATAAAGGTCACCACCGAAGCAAGACAGCATAATCTACGAAAGGAAATCGACGCCTATGGGTCTCTGCTGCAGTTACAAGGCCATTCCATACCGGTTCATATCGGTAGCTTCCAACCCCGCATGCCATATTGGTATCATGGCGAGCGTATGTCGTATATGATGATCCTCAGCTGGTCTGGGATCCGTATGGAAACCCTGCTTATGCAAAATGATGCCAATGCTTCTCTGTTCTCTCAGGAACGCATTAAGCTCCGAAAAATCCTTCGATCTCATGGTATAGTCCACGGAGACCTCGAATATCGCAACATTCTGTGGAATGATAGCCTTGGGCATGCTATCGTGATCGACTTTGAGGACGTGACCTGGGTAAAGAACCGACAGCCACTTGGGCCAACTTCGGGAAATGTGGCCAGGGGTAATGCTTCTGATAAACGGGGCAATTTGCATGGCCATAATACACTTCCATCGGCGCCCCGTCCCCAACCTAATACCATCGAGAATTACTCAATGAACAGATCACTAAATATGAGAGGTGGCAATCGGAAGCCATTGAATATATCCCTAACATAG
- a CDS encoding bZIP transcription factor (predicted protein) has protein sequence MSSTRHNASATSSERKRLRDRRAQQNLREKRENRMRALEERVSYCEKNHGNELIHNCMLTVETVRRENELLLARQEHLRRLFQGWEAQGNGAAGARLALSSTYMASDPLPAPTTPICSPGSETVLVDPEMHTMSGWSGNGIEFPHLGSTTDGLTATSMPSTWPVGSGTQSPPSPIIELGLVPDMHPTPGPDTCPLMTPKEYTHITANTRWDGWLAVSEAIAKLPLLSTPFELLHGSRRNWLADQINRLLRRMSLREPDRLAYSWIMYSFVKWRANPSPLAYANMPNFIQPVAGQVRQDQHADLVFFLWPQLRLNVLENWNTIDIIELYRYAISACRVRWPSSQSIWDWDDNNNMFVKPEFFQTFMDRSGWGLTSVFIDKYPQLMKGMDVEHIRYDIP, from the coding sequence TGCGAGCTTTAGAGGAGCGGGTGTCCTATTGCGAGAAGAATCATGGCAACGAATTGATTCACAATTGTATGCTCACCGTGGAGACTGTTAGACGGGAAAATGAGCTTCTTCTAGCTCGACAAGAACACCTTCGTCGTCTCTTCCAGGGCTGGGAGGCCCAGGGCAATGGCGCGGCGGGGGCACGTCTAGCACTTTCTTCAACGTATATGGCCTCCGACCCTCTACCAGCACCGACGACACCGATTTGTAGCCCGGGCAGTGAGACAGTCTTGGTCGATCCCGAGATGCACACTATGTCTGGCTGGTCCGGCAATGGTATAGAATTTCCACATCTCGGGTCAACTACCGATGGTCTCACAGCTACATCGATGCCTAGCACGTGGCCCGTGGGGTCAGGCACTCAAAGCCCACCCTCACCAATTATTGAGCTTGGCCTGGTGCCCGATATGCACCCCACCCCCGGCCCAGACACGTGCCCGTTGATGACCCCTAAGGAGTATACCCATATCACCGCTAATACTCGTTGGGATGGGTGGCTAGCGGTGTCAGAGGCCATCGCCAAGCTACCACTTCTATCGACTCCCTTTGAGCTGCTACATGGCTCCAGGCGTAACTGGCTAGCAGACCAGATCAACCGATTGCTTAGACGGATGAGCCTCCGAGAGCCCGACCGTTTAGCATACAGCTGGATCATGTATTCTTTTGTTAAATGGCGGGCCAACCCTTCCCCTCTTGCATATGCCAACATGCCAAATTTCATACAACCTGTGGCGGGGCAAGTACGGCAGGATCAACATGCTGatttggttttcttcctgTGGCCACAACTACGGCTGAACGTGCTGGAGAATTGGAATACCATCGATATTATAGAACTCTATAGATATGCCATCAGCGCCTGTAGAGTGCGGTGGCCGTCGTCCCAGAGTATTTGGGACTGGgatgacaacaacaacatgtTTGTGAAGCCTGAATTCTTTCAGACCTTCATGGACCGGAGTGGCTGGGGGTTAACATCGGTCTTCATCGATAAATACCCGCAGTTGATGAAGGGGATGGATGTGGAACACATCCGATACGACATTCCGTAG